In Phreatobacter aquaticus, a single genomic region encodes these proteins:
- a CDS encoding MarR family winged helix-turn-helix transcriptional regulator — MSEVRANDILDAESRLAQQPRDARPELRLWLRMLTCTTMIEREIRRRLADRFAITLPRFDLLAQLDKSPEGLTLGDISRRMMVTNGNVTGLVARIAEQGFVERRRDASDGRAQRIVMTDKGRTQFSAMARQHGLWITELLAGLDPTERELLMGLLGKTKASVARATTERAEAAE; from the coding sequence ATGAGCGAGGTCCGCGCCAACGACATCCTCGACGCCGAGAGCCGGCTCGCCCAGCAGCCGCGCGATGCACGCCCCGAGCTCCGCCTCTGGCTGCGCATGCTCACCTGCACGACGATGATCGAACGGGAGATCCGCCGCAGGCTTGCCGATCGCTTCGCCATCACGCTGCCGCGCTTCGACCTCCTGGCCCAGCTCGACAAGTCGCCGGAAGGCCTGACGCTCGGTGACATCTCGCGGCGCATGATGGTGACCAACGGCAATGTAACAGGGCTTGTCGCCCGCATCGCCGAGCAAGGTTTTGTCGAGCGCCGCCGCGACGCCTCCGACGGGCGCGCGCAGCGCATCGTGATGACAGACAAGGGCCGGACGCAATTCTCGGCCATGGCGCGTCAGCACGGCCTCTGGATCACCGAACTGCTGGCCGGTCTCGATCCGACCGAACGAGAGTTGCTGATGGGATTGCTCGGCAAGACCAAGGCGTCGGTCGCCCGCGCCACAACCGAGCGAGCGGAGGCGGCGGAATAA
- a CDS encoding tyrosine phosphatase family protein translates to MQVHVCSLSRIASTVEATGARHLVTLINQGTPVPRPPQIDPDNHLFLGMNDIVEPVEGYVAPGEAHVGRLLGFVDGWWRAHGAESPIVIHCWAGISRSTAAAFITACAINPADDEAAIAADIRALSPSATPNARLVAIADGMLRRDGRMIEAIARIGRGQDAFEGEPFSLSLLR, encoded by the coding sequence GTGCAGGTCCATGTCTGCTCGCTGTCGCGCATCGCCAGCACCGTCGAGGCAACCGGCGCGCGCCATCTGGTGACCCTCATCAACCAGGGCACGCCGGTGCCGCGGCCGCCGCAGATCGATCCCGATAACCACCTGTTCCTCGGCATGAACGACATCGTCGAGCCGGTGGAGGGCTATGTCGCGCCGGGCGAGGCCCATGTCGGACGGCTGCTCGGCTTCGTCGACGGCTGGTGGCGCGCCCATGGCGCCGAGAGCCCGATCGTCATCCATTGCTGGGCCGGTATCAGCCGCTCCACGGCTGCTGCCTTCATCACGGCCTGCGCGATCAATCCCGCCGATGACGAGGCCGCGATCGCAGCGGACATCCGCGCCCTCAGCCCCAGCGCGACGCCCAATGCCCGGCTCGTCGCCATTGCCGACGGCATGCTGCGCCGCGACGGCCGCATGATCGAAGCGATTGCCCGTATCGGTCGGGGCCAGGATGCCTTTGAAGGCGAGCCCTTCTCGCTGTCGCTGCTGCGCTGA
- a CDS encoding branched-chain amino acid ABC transporter permease encodes MSSTLLIIQTLNGLQLGVLLFLIAAGLTLVFGVMDFINLAHGVQYMLGAYLAAMFVAWTGSFVIGLILALISALAFGLLLEIVVMRHLYDRDHLEQVLATFGLILFLNEAVKIIWGAAPLQVPVPDMLTGSIVIANGVLYPVWRLAIIGAGLGVALGLYLVVAKTRVGMLIRAGASNAQMVSALGVDIRRLFMIVFGFGAMLAGFAGCMAAPVLSVEPGMGDNLLILAFVVIVIGGIGSIRGAFVGALIVGLTDTLLRSFSVDLLRLGGLSAGDARTIGPAIASMSIYILMAAVLFFRPTGLFPAKG; translated from the coding sequence ATGTCCTCCACGCTGCTCATCATCCAGACGCTGAACGGCTTGCAGCTGGGCGTGCTGCTGTTCCTGATTGCCGCAGGCCTGACGCTGGTGTTCGGCGTGATGGACTTCATCAATCTCGCCCATGGCGTGCAGTACATGCTGGGCGCCTATCTCGCCGCCATGTTCGTCGCCTGGACCGGGTCCTTCGTCATCGGACTGATCCTGGCGCTCATTTCGGCGCTTGCCTTCGGGTTGCTGCTCGAAATCGTCGTGATGCGCCATCTCTATGATCGCGACCATCTGGAGCAGGTGCTGGCGACCTTCGGTCTGATCCTGTTCCTCAACGAGGCCGTGAAGATCATCTGGGGCGCGGCGCCGCTGCAGGTGCCTGTCCCGGACATGCTGACGGGCTCCATCGTGATTGCCAACGGCGTCCTCTATCCGGTCTGGCGGCTTGCCATCATCGGGGCCGGCCTCGGCGTGGCGCTCGGGCTCTATCTCGTCGTGGCCAAGACCCGTGTCGGCATGCTGATCCGGGCGGGTGCCTCCAATGCACAGATGGTCTCTGCGCTCGGCGTCGACATCCGCAGGCTGTTCATGATCGTCTTCGGTTTCGGGGCAATGCTCGCCGGCTTTGCCGGCTGCATGGCGGCACCCGTGCTCTCGGTCGAGCCTGGCATGGGCGACAATCTCCTGATCCTCGCCTTCGTGGTGATCGTCATTGGCGGCATCGGCTCGATCCGCGGCGCCTTCGTCGGCGCGCTGATCGTCGGCCTGACCGACACGCTGCTCCGTTCCTTCTCGGTCGATCTCTTGCGCCTTGGCGGACTGTCGGCCGGCGATGCCCGCACCATCGGTCCGGCCATCGCCTCCATGTCGATCTATATCCTGATGGCGGCGGTGCTGTTCTTCCGTCCGACCGGCCTGTTCCCGGCGAAGGGCTGA
- a CDS encoding alanine racemase, whose product MTSPLAAKIAREYGTPAVVIDMDRVEANIARVQAACDAAGVANRPHIKTHKSPLLAKLQIAAGAKGITCQKIGEAEVMAEAGIDDILISYNLLGEEKMNRLGRLLESTDVTVAADNPVVIGDLPKAAALAGRPLGVVIECDTGRKRAGVETPAEAIELAKLVAASPGLSFKGFMLYPTEDGWPEAQKFFDTALAGVRLEGLEPTIVSTGGSPNMKNVGRLAGATEHRPGTYIYNDRMQVAAGVATFDDCALHVYATVVSRAGVDRGILDSGSKTLTSDPGGGIDGYGYILEHPEARIARFAEEHGFLDLAKCNERPKVGDVVRIVPNHVCVVVNMVDEVVMVRGQEIVGILPVAARGKLR is encoded by the coding sequence ATGACAAGCCCGCTTGCCGCAAAGATTGCCCGCGAATATGGCACGCCGGCCGTCGTCATCGACATGGACCGGGTGGAGGCCAATATCGCCCGCGTGCAGGCGGCCTGTGATGCGGCGGGCGTGGCCAATCGTCCGCATATCAAGACGCACAAGAGCCCGCTGCTCGCCAAGCTGCAGATCGCGGCAGGAGCCAAGGGCATCACCTGCCAGAAGATCGGCGAAGCGGAGGTGATGGCGGAAGCCGGCATCGACGACATTCTGATCTCTTACAATCTCCTGGGCGAGGAGAAGATGAACCGGCTCGGCCGGCTTCTGGAATCAACCGATGTCACGGTCGCCGCCGACAATCCCGTGGTGATTGGCGATCTGCCGAAGGCCGCGGCGCTCGCCGGGCGGCCGCTTGGCGTCGTCATCGAGTGCGATACCGGCCGCAAGCGCGCGGGCGTCGAGACGCCGGCTGAGGCGATCGAGCTTGCCAAGCTGGTGGCGGCCTCCCCCGGCCTCTCGTTCAAGGGCTTCATGCTCTATCCGACCGAGGACGGCTGGCCGGAAGCACAGAAGTTCTTCGACACGGCGCTGGCCGGTGTCAGGCTCGAGGGGCTGGAGCCGACCATCGTCTCCACCGGCGGCTCGCCCAACATGAAGAATGTCGGCCGTCTCGCCGGCGCCACCGAGCATCGCCCCGGCACCTATATCTACAATGACCGGATGCAAGTGGCGGCGGGCGTTGCGACCTTCGACGACTGCGCGCTGCACGTCTATGCGACGGTCGTCAGCCGCGCCGGCGTCGACCGCGGCATTCTCGATTCAGGCTCCAAGACGCTGACCTCCGATCCGGGCGGCGGCATCGACGGCTATGGCTATATTCTGGAGCACCCGGAAGCCCGCATCGCCCGCTTCGCCGAGGAGCACGGATTTCTCGATCTCGCGAAGTGCAACGAGCGCCCGAAGGTTGGCGATGTCGTGCGCATCGTGCCGAACCATGTCTGCGTCGTGGTCAACATGGTGGACGAGGTGGTGATGGTGCGCGGCCAGGAGATCGTCGGTATCCTCCCGGTGGCGGCGCGCGGCAAATTGCGCTGA
- a CDS encoding HD domain-containing protein: MPPRPPAKSVKNQPPRAWQRMLSGRRLDLLDPSPFDVEIEDIAHGLARTARWNGQTIGDHIYSVAQHSVLVDDIAAILDPGIGNRWRRVVLLHDAPEYVIGDMISPFKAVIGGDYKAVEARLMAAIHIRFGLPASAPPEITALAKKADRIAAFLEATQLAGFSVEEAGLLFGAPNGLFGGAAGPVPRLVPLAADRAKQTFLERFADLDT, translated from the coding sequence ATGCCGCCGCGCCCTCCTGCCAAGTCCGTCAAGAACCAGCCGCCGCGCGCCTGGCAGCGCATGCTGTCCGGCCGACGCCTCGACCTGCTCGATCCCTCGCCCTTCGATGTCGAGATCGAGGACATAGCCCATGGCCTTGCCCGCACAGCCCGCTGGAACGGCCAGACGATCGGCGATCACATCTATTCGGTCGCCCAGCATTCTGTCCTGGTCGATGACATTGCAGCGATCCTTGATCCCGGGATCGGCAACCGCTGGCGCCGCGTGGTCCTGCTGCACGACGCGCCGGAATATGTCATCGGCGACATGATCTCGCCGTTCAAGGCGGTGATCGGCGGCGATTACAAGGCCGTGGAGGCGCGCCTGATGGCGGCGATCCACATCCGTTTCGGCTTGCCGGCATCCGCGCCTCCCGAAATCACAGCGCTTGCCAAGAAGGCCGACCGTATCGCGGCCTTTCTGGAGGCAACCCAGCTTGCCGGCTTCAGCGTGGAGGAGGCCGGCCTCCTGTTCGGCGCGCCCAACGGCCTGTTCGGCGGCGCTGCCGGCCCGGTGCCGCGCCTCGTGCCGCTGGCCGCGGATCGGGCCAAACAGACGTTCCTCGAGCGCTTCGCAGATCTCGATACGTGA
- a CDS encoding ABC transporter ATP-binding protein, whose translation MLTVSSLEAGYGDVQVLFGISLSIAQGEVVTLLGRNGMGKTTTIKSIFGLVKPSGGTIAMDEVALAGKPPFRAAQAGLGLVPEGRQIFPNLTVEENLIATAADRDRAAKPWSLERVYEFFPRLKERRRNMGTQLSGGEQQMLAIGRALMTNPKLLVLDEATEGLAPVIRQEIWACLARLKQDGQSILVIDKNVDALVKLADRHLILEKGRLVWEGTSADFLASPDLKDRYLHV comes from the coding sequence ATGCTGACCGTTTCAAGCCTCGAGGCCGGTTATGGCGACGTGCAGGTGCTGTTCGGCATCTCGCTCTCGATCGCGCAGGGCGAGGTCGTGACCCTGCTCGGCCGCAACGGCATGGGCAAGACCACCACGATCAAGTCGATCTTCGGGCTGGTGAAGCCCAGCGGCGGCACCATCGCCATGGACGAGGTCGCGCTTGCCGGCAAGCCGCCGTTCCGGGCGGCGCAGGCAGGCCTCGGCCTGGTGCCGGAGGGGCGGCAGATCTTCCCGAACCTGACGGTTGAGGAAAACCTGATCGCAACAGCAGCCGATCGCGACCGCGCGGCCAAGCCCTGGTCGCTGGAGCGGGTCTATGAATTCTTCCCGCGGCTGAAGGAACGGCGGCGCAACATGGGAACCCAGCTTTCCGGCGGCGAGCAGCAGATGCTGGCGATCGGCCGGGCGCTGATGACCAACCCCAAGCTCCTCGTTCTGGACGAGGCTACTGAAGGCCTCGCGCCGGTGATCCGCCAGGAGATCTGGGCCTGTCTAGCCCGCCTCAAGCAGGACGGCCAATCGATCCTGGTGATCGACAAGAATGTCGATGCTCTGGTCAAACTGGCCGACCGGCACCTGATCCTCGAGAAGGGCCGGCTCGTCTGGGAAGGGACCAGCGCGGATTTCCTCGCCAGCCCCGACCTGAAGGACCGCTATCTCCACGTCTGA
- a CDS encoding DNA-3-methyladenine glycosylase I has protein sequence MLLTDHADGKPRCWWPGHDPLYVAYHDTDWGVPEYDDRALFEKLILDGFQAGLSWITILRKREHFRKVFDGFRPEVIVTYGPDKVEALMNDAGIIRNRAKIVGTVKSAGVYLDMQARGEGFSDYLWGHIDGKPLQPNHRDRSTVPTETEIAQKISKDLKKRGFTFVGPTIVYAFMQAVGMTNDHLVGCFRHEEVKALG, from the coding sequence ATGCTGCTCACCGATCATGCAGACGGAAAGCCGCGTTGCTGGTGGCCTGGGCACGACCCTCTCTATGTCGCCTATCACGACACCGACTGGGGCGTGCCGGAATATGACGACCGCGCGCTGTTTGAGAAGCTCATTCTCGACGGCTTCCAGGCCGGCCTCTCCTGGATCACCATCCTCCGCAAGCGCGAGCACTTCCGCAAGGTGTTCGACGGCTTCCGGCCCGAGGTCATCGTCACCTATGGCCCCGACAAGGTCGAGGCGCTGATGAACGATGCCGGCATCATCCGCAACCGCGCCAAGATCGTCGGCACGGTGAAGTCGGCCGGTGTCTATCTCGACATGCAGGCGAGGGGCGAGGGCTTCTCCGACTATCTCTGGGGGCATATCGACGGCAAGCCGCTGCAGCCCAATCATCGTGACCGGTCCACCGTGCCGACCGAGACAGAGATTGCGCAGAAGATCTCGAAGGATCTCAAGAAGCGCGGCTTCACCTTCGTCGGCCCGACCATCGTCTATGCCTTCATGCAGGCGGTCGGCATGACCAACGATCATCTCGTCGGCTGTTTCCGGCATGAAGAGGTCAAGGCGCTGGGGTGA
- a CDS encoding ABC transporter substrate-binding protein, producing the protein MTRVLKTIAGGLALGMGLALGSAQAQEPIRIGVIETLSGPSAVLGQHARDGFLLAVRQLGGRMAGREVQVTVVDDELKPDVAVQRVQTMLDRDKVDFVVGPIFSNVLQAIHAPVVNSQRAFLISANAGPSTYAGRGCHENFFVTSYQNDQVHEVLGAYAQSRNLRRVFLMTPNYQAGRDAMAGFKRHFRGEIVDEIFTPLGHLDFAAELARIGSSNADGLFTFMPGGMGVNLVRQYRQAGLVQRVPFLSAFTVDESTLPAQQDAAIGMLAGMTWAPNMDNPQNRKFVADFEAAFGYVPGSYAMQAYDAAMLIDSAARATGGNLSNRDAVRAALRKADFVSLRGKFRFANNHYPIQDFYTVRAAKRADGKFQTEIVDRVFTDYTDVYAAQCQMRW; encoded by the coding sequence ATGACTCGCGTTCTGAAGACAATCGCCGGAGGGCTGGCTCTGGGGATGGGTCTCGCCCTCGGTTCTGCCCAGGCACAGGAGCCGATCCGCATCGGCGTGATCGAGACGCTGTCCGGTCCCTCGGCCGTGCTCGGCCAGCATGCCCGCGACGGCTTTCTGCTCGCTGTTCGCCAACTCGGCGGCCGCATGGCCGGTCGCGAGGTGCAGGTCACCGTGGTCGATGACGAGCTGAAGCCGGACGTCGCAGTGCAGCGCGTTCAGACCATGCTCGACCGCGACAAGGTCGATTTCGTCGTCGGCCCGATCTTCTCCAACGTGCTGCAGGCGATCCACGCCCCCGTTGTCAATTCGCAGCGCGCCTTCCTGATCTCGGCCAATGCCGGCCCCTCGACCTATGCGGGCCGCGGCTGCCACGAGAACTTCTTCGTCACGTCCTACCAGAACGATCAGGTTCACGAGGTACTCGGCGCCTATGCGCAGAGCCGCAACCTGCGCCGCGTCTTCCTGATGACGCCGAACTACCAGGCAGGCCGCGACGCCATGGCCGGCTTCAAGCGCCACTTCCGCGGCGAGATCGTCGATGAGATCTTCACGCCCCTCGGCCATCTCGATTTCGCGGCAGAGCTTGCCCGCATCGGCTCGTCCAATGCCGATGGCCTGTTCACCTTCATGCCCGGCGGCATGGGCGTGAACCTGGTCCGCCAGTATCGCCAGGCTGGTCTCGTCCAGCGCGTGCCGTTCCTCTCGGCCTTCACGGTGGATGAATCGACGCTGCCGGCCCAGCAGGACGCCGCCATCGGCATGCTCGCCGGCATGACCTGGGCGCCCAATATGGACAACCCGCAGAACCGCAAGTTCGTCGCCGATTTCGAGGCGGCCTTCGGTTATGTGCCCGGCTCCTACGCCATGCAGGCCTATGATGCCGCCATGCTGATCGACAGCGCGGCGCGCGCCACCGGCGGCAACCTGTCGAACCGCGATGCGGTCCGCGCGGCGCTCCGCAAGGCCGACTTCGTGTCGCTGCGCGGCAAGTTCCGCTTCGCCAACAACCATTATCCGATCCAGGACTTCTACACGGTCCGTGCCGCCAAGCGCGCCGACGGAAAGTTCCAGACGGAGATCGTCGACCGGGTGTTCACCGACTACACCGACGTCTACGCCGCCCAGTGCCAGATGCGCTGGTGA
- a CDS encoding ABC transporter ATP-binding protein, translating into MTAPILSLRGLSKSYGALKVTDDVTLDIGASELHAIIGPNGAGKTTLIGEITGEVPLDVGQVTFAGEDITRLPIHARALRGLTRSFQITQILPAFTVLENVATAAQAHDRSSFRFFRQVSRDARLNDKAVAALDQVGLRPKAELPATSLSHGEKRQLEIAMALVSEPKLLLLDEPMAGMGREETESLVAVLMALKGRYPMVLVEHDMHAVFRLADRISVLVYGRVIASGTPDEVRADPAVREAYLGEEDFA; encoded by the coding sequence ATGACCGCGCCGATCCTGTCGCTCAGAGGCCTCTCCAAGTCCTATGGAGCGCTGAAGGTCACCGATGACGTGACGCTGGACATCGGTGCCTCTGAGCTCCACGCCATCATCGGCCCCAACGGTGCCGGCAAGACCACGCTGATCGGCGAGATCACCGGCGAGGTGCCGCTGGATGTCGGCCAGGTGACCTTCGCCGGCGAGGACATCACCCGCCTGCCGATCCATGCCCGCGCGCTGCGCGGCCTGACGCGCTCGTTCCAGATCACCCAGATCCTGCCGGCCTTCACGGTCCTGGAAAATGTCGCCACCGCCGCGCAGGCGCATGACCGGTCGTCGTTCCGCTTTTTCCGTCAGGTGTCGCGCGACGCAAGGCTCAACGACAAGGCTGTCGCCGCCCTCGACCAGGTGGGTCTCAGGCCCAAGGCCGAGCTTCCCGCGACCAGCCTGTCGCATGGCGAGAAGCGCCAGCTCGAGATCGCGATGGCGCTGGTGTCGGAGCCGAAGCTCCTGCTGCTCGACGAGCCGATGGCCGGCATGGGCCGCGAGGAGACCGAGAGCCTGGTCGCGGTGCTGATGGCGCTGAAAGGTCGCTATCCTATGGTGCTGGTGGAGCACGACATGCACGCGGTGTTCCGCCTCGCCGACCGCATCTCCGTGCTGGTCTATGGCCGGGTCATCGCCTCGGGCACGCCAGATGAGGTGCGGGCCGATCCCGCCGTGCGCGAGGCATATCTCGGCGAGGAGGATTTCGCATGA
- a CDS encoding RidA family protein, whose product MSPEDNLAKLGLTLPPTPTPAGNYVPFKRDGQIAYLAGQGPLKPDGSLHTGKVGSDVTVETAYEHAKLVGLQILASAKAAAGGDLSKVEFLKVLGMVNAAPDFGDHPRVINGFSDLMVAVLGDRGRHARSAVGMGSLPMGITVEVEAVIRIHD is encoded by the coding sequence ATGAGCCCGGAAGACAATCTCGCCAAACTCGGCCTGACGCTGCCACCGACGCCAACGCCGGCCGGCAATTATGTGCCGTTCAAGCGGGACGGCCAGATCGCCTATCTGGCCGGACAGGGTCCGCTCAAGCCGGACGGCTCCCTCCACACCGGCAAGGTCGGCAGCGATGTCACGGTCGAGACGGCCTATGAACACGCCAAGCTGGTAGGCCTGCAGATCCTCGCCTCGGCCAAGGCGGCGGCAGGCGGCGACCTCTCGAAGGTCGAGTTCCTCAAGGTGCTGGGCATGGTCAATGCCGCGCCCGATTTCGGCGACCATCCGCGCGTCATCAACGGCTTTTCCGACCTGATGGTGGCCGTGCTCGGCGACCGCGGCCGCCATGCCCGTTCGGCAGTGGGCATGGGATCGCTGCCGATGGGGATCACTGTGGAAGTGGAAGCGGTGATCCGGATTCACGACTGA
- a CDS encoding branched-chain amino acid ABC transporter permease: MADIATSAPASIPAPLWRRHAIALVIFAALAVVPFIWPERYVLSLVGRAMVFGIAALSLDLILGYGAMVSFGHAAFLGLGGYAVAILSAHGIDEAAISFPVAMLVGAAFALVTGAISLKTRGVYFIMITLAFGQMAFFTATSLSAYGGDDGLRMFSRSDVFGTRLLRNETSFYFVVLGVLLGVYLLLRAIVGSRFGRVLRGAKENERRMRALGFDPFRYRLAAYVISGAICALAGALFANLTLFVSPAYMSWQRSGDMIAMVVAGGLGTLNGAIIGAIGVLLIEEWLAELTQHWKALFGPLVVLVAIFARGGLVKLIDRGAGR; this comes from the coding sequence ATGGCCGACATCGCCACCAGCGCGCCCGCATCCATCCCCGCCCCCCTCTGGCGGCGCCATGCCATTGCTCTCGTGATCTTTGCGGCGCTGGCCGTCGTGCCGTTCATCTGGCCGGAGCGCTACGTGCTGTCGCTGGTCGGACGAGCCATGGTCTTCGGCATCGCCGCCCTCTCGCTCGACCTGATCCTCGGCTATGGCGCGATGGTGTCCTTCGGCCATGCGGCATTCCTTGGGCTTGGCGGCTACGCGGTCGCGATCCTGTCGGCCCATGGCATCGATGAAGCCGCCATCTCTTTCCCTGTCGCGATGCTGGTGGGGGCGGCCTTCGCACTGGTGACAGGCGCGATCTCGCTCAAGACGCGCGGCGTCTATTTCATCATGATCACGCTGGCCTTCGGGCAGATGGCGTTCTTCACGGCCACATCGCTGTCGGCCTATGGCGGCGATGATGGTCTCAGGATGTTCAGCCGCTCCGACGTGTTCGGCACGCGGCTGTTGCGCAACGAGACCTCATTCTATTTCGTCGTGCTGGGCGTCCTGCTCGGCGTCTATCTGCTGCTGCGCGCCATCGTCGGATCGCGCTTCGGGCGTGTGCTGCGCGGCGCCAAGGAGAACGAGCGCCGGATGCGGGCCCTCGGCTTCGATCCGTTCCGCTATCGGCTGGCTGCCTATGTGATCTCGGGTGCGATCTGTGCGCTGGCCGGCGCGCTGTTCGCCAATCTCACCCTGTTCGTCTCGCCGGCCTATATGAGCTGGCAGCGTTCCGGCGACATGATCGCGATGGTGGTAGCCGGCGGTCTCGGCACCCTCAACGGTGCGATCATCGGCGCCATCGGCGTGCTGCTGATCGAGGAATGGCTGGCCGAACTCACCCAGCACTGGAAGGCACTGTTTGGTCCGCTGGTCGTGCTGGTGGCGATCTTCGCCCGCGGCGGCCTCGTCAAGCTCATTGACCGGGGAGCCGGACGATGA
- a CDS encoding RidA family protein translates to MSKDPIVSPSPTAEGGRPVTLNPPGWPEPRGYANGMSATGRIVVTGGVVGWDVAGQFPVDFAGQARQCFENIAAILAAGGATPGHIVRLTWYVTDIEEYQANLRPLGAAYREVFGRHFPAMAVVQVVRLVEKAAKIEIEATAVIGE, encoded by the coding sequence ATGTCCAAGGACCCTATCGTTTCGCCTTCGCCAACAGCGGAGGGCGGTCGCCCCGTCACCCTGAATCCGCCCGGCTGGCCCGAGCCGCGCGGCTATGCCAATGGCATGTCGGCCACCGGTCGCATCGTGGTCACGGGCGGTGTGGTCGGGTGGGATGTGGCGGGCCAGTTTCCCGTCGACTTTGCCGGCCAGGCGCGCCAGTGCTTCGAGAATATCGCGGCCATTCTCGCCGCCGGTGGCGCGACCCCCGGCCATATCGTGCGGCTCACCTGGTACGTGACCGACATCGAGGAGTACCAGGCGAACCTCCGGCCGCTCGGCGCGGCCTATCGCGAGGTCTTCGGCCGGCACTTTCCAGCCATGGCTGTGGTGCAGGTGGTGCGCCTCGTCGAGAAGGCGGCCAAGATCGAGATCGAGGCAACGGCGGTGATCGGGGAGTAG